From the genome of Ralstonia insidiosa:
AGGGCGACGCCGGTTTCGTCACAGGAAGATTCGATGCCGAGGACCAGCATGGCGTGTGAAGGAAGAAATCCGTAGGAAGGCGCCGAAGATAGCACAAGCTAAAATGCACGGTTTTCCAGCATAGACAGAGGCGGCGCGACGATCATGATGCGGTGCGATGTAGCAGTGATTGGCGCAGGCGCGGCCGGGATGATGTGTGCGGCCGTGGCCGGGCAGCGCGGCGCGCGCGTGGTGCTCATCGACCACGCGACGAAGCTGGCCGAGAAGATCCGTATCTCGGGCGGCGGGCGCTGCAATTTCACCAATATCAACGCGGGGCCGGCCAACTACCTGTCGAACAATCCGCATTTCTGCCGCTCGGCGCTGGCACGGTACACGGTGCAGGATTTCGTCAGCCTCGTCTCCAGCTATCGCATCCCCTATCACGAGAAGCACAAGGGCCAGCTCTTCTGCGACGACAGCGCGGAAGACATCATCCGCATGCTCGAAGCGGAGTGCGAGAAGGGCAATGTCATCTGGCGCACGGGCTGCTCGATCGCCGAAGTGGGCAAGGACGGCGATGCCTATCGCCTGTCGACCAGCGCGGGCGAGATCGTTGCGAGCAAGCTGGTGATCGCCACGGGCGGCTTGTCCATCCCCAAGATCGGCGCGACGGATTTCGGCTATCGCATTGCGCGGCAGTTCGGGCTGAAGATCGTCGAGACGCATCCGGCACTGGTGCCGCTCACCTTCAACGCCGAGCATTGGGCACCGTTCTCTGCGCTCTCCGGCGTGTCGATGGAGGTGGATGTGACGGTCGCGCAGCCTGCAGCCGCCGGCAAGGGTGGGAGGAGGGGCGCTGCCACGACGTTCCGCGAAGACTTGCTGCTCACGCACCGTGGCTTGTCTGGCCCGGCAGTGCTGCAAATCTCAAGCTTCTGGAACTCTGGCCAACCGCTTGCCATCGATCTGCTGCCGGAAGTCGATGCCGCCCAGTGGCTGTGCGACGAAAAAACCGGCTCGCGCAAGCAGCTCGGGACGGTGCTGGCGCAGCGCCTGCCGGAGCGCGTCGCGCAGGCTTGGTGCGCCACGCATGGCGCTAACCCGCACGCGCAAATTGCCGACTTGCCCGACAAGCTGCTGCGTACGCTTGGCGGCGCGCTTAACCGCTGGGAGCTGACGCCATCCGGCAGTGAGGGCTACCGCAAGGCCGAAGTCACACGTGGCGGCGTCGATACGCGTGCATTGTCGTCCGCCACGATGGAGGCGCAATCCGCCCCCGGCCTGTACTTCATCGGTGAGGTGGTCGATGTGACGGGCTGGCTTGGCGGCTATAACTTCCAGTGGGCCTGGGCCTCCGCTGTTGCGGCAGGGGAGGCCGCCTCCGCCCGCTGACCCCACCGATCGGTCCTAGAACTGTCGTGGTTCTGTGCTACGATCAGTGATCCACTTTTCTCAGTTTGCAACCCGCTGGGCCGCTGCCCAAGCGGGTTTTGCCGTTTATCGGAGTTTTTGAATGTCCCTGAAGGCACAGATCACGGAAGACATGAAGGCCGCCATGCGCGCCAAGGAAATGGATCGTCTGGGCACGATCCGCCTGCTGCAGGCCGCCATCAAGCAGCGCGAGGTGGATGAGCGCATCGAGTTGGATGACGCCGCCGTGCTGGCCGTGGTCGACAAGATGATCAAGCAGCGCAAGGACTCCATCACCGCGTTCCAGCAAGCCAGCCGCGAAGATCTGGCTGCCAAGGAAGCGGCTGAGATTGTCGTGTTGCAGGTCTACATGCCCGCGCAACTATCGGAAGCCGAAGTCGACGCCGCTGTGCGCGACGCCGTGGCCAAGGCTGGTGCCGCTGGCCCGCAGGACATGGGCAAGGTCATGGGCATCCTCAAGCCGGCGCTGGCTGGCCGTGCCGACATGACGCAAGTCTCGGCCCGCGTAAAGGCCGCCCTGACCGGCGCCTGATTCCCTTCACACTCGCAACACCCAAGGGGCGCATCCCGCGTGATCCCGCAGCCGTTCATTGACGACCTGCTCAACCGCGTCGACATCGTCGACGTGGTGGGCCGTTACGTGCAGTTGAAGAAGGGCGGCGCCAATTTCATGGGGCTGTGCCCGTTCCATAACGAGAAGTCGCCGTCGTTCTCGGTGTCGCCCACCAAGCAGTTCTATCACTGCTTCGGCTGCGGCGCGCACGGTTCGGCCATCGGCTTCCTGATGGAGTTTTCCGGGCTGTCATACGTCGAGGCCATCAAGGACCTCGCGCAGTCCGTCGGCATGGTGGTGCCGGAAGAGCGCGGTGGCTTGCCGCCGGCCGCACGCGCCGAGCAGCAAGCCAAGACGGTCGCACTCGGCGACATCATGGCGCGCGCCTGCGAGCACTACCGCAAGCAACTGCGCAGCGCTCCCAACGCCATCCAATACCTCAAGGGTCGCGGTCTGACCGGCGAGATCGCCGCGCATTTCGGCCTCGGCTACGCACCGGACGACTGGCAATCGCTAGAAGCCGTATTCGGCCCGTACCGTGAGGACGCCACCGCCGGGCCGCTCATCGAGGCCGGCCTCGTCATCGAAAGCGAGAAGACCAGCGCCGACGGCTCGCACCGCCGCTACGATCGCTTCCGCGATCGCATCATGTTCCCCATCCGCAATACCAAGGGCGTGGTGATCGGCTTTGGCGGCCGGGTGCTGGGGCAGGGCGAGCCGAAATACCTCAATTCCCCCGAGACGCCGCTGTTCAGCAAGGGCACCGAGTTGTACGGCCTGTTCGAGGCGCGCAACGCCATCCGCGAGCTGGACTACGTGCTGGTCGTGGAAGGCTACATGGACGTCGTAGCACTCGCGCAGCTCGGGTTTGCCAATGCCGTCGCCACGCTGGGCACGGCCTGCACGCCCATCCACGTGCAGAAGCTGCTGCGGCAGGTCGATACCGTCATCTTCTCGTTTGACGGGGACAGTGCTGGTCGCCGTGCCGCGCGCCGCGCCCTGGAAGCCTGTCTGCCGCACGCCACCGACAACAAAACGATCAAGTTCCTGTTCCTGCCGTCGGAACACGACCCGGACAGTTTCGTCCGTGAAGAGGGCACCGAAGCCTTCGCCCGCGAAGTGCACAACGCCATGCCGCTGTCGCGCTTCCTGCTGCAGGCCGTGACGGAAGACCTCGACTTGCGCCAGCCCGAGGGCCGTGCCCGCGCCCAGTACGAAGCCAAGCCGCTGCTGACCGCGATGCCGTCCGGCGGCTTGCGCCTGCAGATCGTCCGCGGCCTGGCCGACATGACCGGCACCACACCCGCCGACATCGAGGCGCTATGTGGCCTGCGCAGCGACCCCGCCCAGGCCGGCCGCATGACGCAGAAGCGTCCGCGTGTGGCGCGTACCGCACCAACCGCGCTGGAGCAAAAACTGCTGCGCCTGCTGATGCGCTATCCCGCCCTGGCTGCTCGGCTCGATGCGGATGCGCGCGCCCAGTTGACAGCGCCGGAATTGCCCCAAGGTGAGGTATTGGCAGGGCTGCTGGCCGAATGCGATGCCGCGAGCCCCGAAATGCACTTTGGCGCCTTTGTCGAACGTCTAGGCCAGACGCCGTATGCCGAGGCCTTCGCCGGACTGCGCGTGACTGTCCTCGAAGACGATATCGAGCTGGAGCCGGCCACCATGGAGTTCGATAGCGCTGTGCAAAAGATGCTTCTTGCGTCGCACAAGCGCGAGCTTGAGATGTTGCTGCGCAAGGTGGAAAGCGGTCACGCCAGCGATGACGATCGAGAGCGTATGCGTTGGCTGTTAAGCGAGACCAGCCGCCGGTAGCTTGAGTAGTGCGCACGTCCCGGTACAAACCTAACTGGGGCGGGCGATTGCGGGTAGCCCCTTGATTTTTCAGGCGAAAACCCGATTTTCACTTAGACCGGCTGGTCTGGCGTGCTAGAATAGCCGGTTCGGATTGCAATATCTTTTTCCCATTTTGGGGGAGTGAGCGTGCCCATGGTGAAGGTGAAGACCTCCGCGAAGACCGGTTCCAAGGCCAGTCCTGCTTCTGTTTCTGCCACGCGATCCTCATCGGCGCACGGCGCCGGAGGAGGAAAGACCCCAGCGGGAACGGCGAAAGTCGCGAATGGTCGGAGCCATATGGGGCAGGTGGTAACAAAGGCGACTGTGCCGGCAAAGACGGGGAAAGCCCAGCCGCGCCAGGCCGCCGAGATTACCGTCGCCGCCAAGCCCGTCAAGGCAGCAGCGCG
Proteins encoded in this window:
- a CDS encoding NAD(P)/FAD-dependent oxidoreductase → MMRCDVAVIGAGAAGMMCAAVAGQRGARVVLIDHATKLAEKIRISGGGRCNFTNINAGPANYLSNNPHFCRSALARYTVQDFVSLVSSYRIPYHEKHKGQLFCDDSAEDIIRMLEAECEKGNVIWRTGCSIAEVGKDGDAYRLSTSAGEIVASKLVIATGGLSIPKIGATDFGYRIARQFGLKIVETHPALVPLTFNAEHWAPFSALSGVSMEVDVTVAQPAAAGKGGRRGAATTFREDLLLTHRGLSGPAVLQISSFWNSGQPLAIDLLPEVDAAQWLCDEKTGSRKQLGTVLAQRLPERVAQAWCATHGANPHAQIADLPDKLLRTLGGALNRWELTPSGSEGYRKAEVTRGGVDTRALSSATMEAQSAPGLYFIGEVVDVTGWLGGYNFQWAWASAVAAGEAASAR
- a CDS encoding GatB/YqeY domain-containing protein, which gives rise to MSLKAQITEDMKAAMRAKEMDRLGTIRLLQAAIKQREVDERIELDDAAVLAVVDKMIKQRKDSITAFQQASREDLAAKEAAEIVVLQVYMPAQLSEAEVDAAVRDAVAKAGAAGPQDMGKVMGILKPALAGRADMTQVSARVKAALTGA
- the dnaG gene encoding DNA primase, yielding MIPQPFIDDLLNRVDIVDVVGRYVQLKKGGANFMGLCPFHNEKSPSFSVSPTKQFYHCFGCGAHGSAIGFLMEFSGLSYVEAIKDLAQSVGMVVPEERGGLPPAARAEQQAKTVALGDIMARACEHYRKQLRSAPNAIQYLKGRGLTGEIAAHFGLGYAPDDWQSLEAVFGPYREDATAGPLIEAGLVIESEKTSADGSHRRYDRFRDRIMFPIRNTKGVVIGFGGRVLGQGEPKYLNSPETPLFSKGTELYGLFEARNAIRELDYVLVVEGYMDVVALAQLGFANAVATLGTACTPIHVQKLLRQVDTVIFSFDGDSAGRRAARRALEACLPHATDNKTIKFLFLPSEHDPDSFVREEGTEAFAREVHNAMPLSRFLLQAVTEDLDLRQPEGRARAQYEAKPLLTAMPSGGLRLQIVRGLADMTGTTPADIEALCGLRSDPAQAGRMTQKRPRVARTAPTALEQKLLRLLMRYPALAARLDADARAQLTAPELPQGEVLAGLLAECDAASPEMHFGAFVERLGQTPYAEAFAGLRVTVLEDDIELEPATMEFDSAVQKMLLASHKRELEMLLRKVESGHASDDDRERMRWLLSETSRR